From the genome of Alkalibaculum bacchi, one region includes:
- the rnhA gene encoding ribonuclease HI — MKEIIIYTDGGCRGNDSSKDNVGGLGIVLLYPAKNIVKEYKEGFYNTTNNKMELLAVIKALQMLKERCKVTLYSDSAYVVNAFKQGWIEGWKKKGWTRGKSGELKNKELWIELDQLSKKHDFTIEKVKGHANDKYNNRADELVNQAMDAL, encoded by the coding sequence ATGAAAGAAATAATAATATATACAGACGGTGGTTGTAGAGGGAACGATTCTTCTAAGGATAATGTAGGTGGTTTAGGGATTGTCCTTTTATACCCAGCAAAAAATATCGTAAAAGAATACAAAGAAGGTTTTTATAATACGACAAATAATAAAATGGAGTTATTAGCTGTTATAAAAGCTCTTCAAATGCTAAAAGAGAGATGTAAAGTTACCTTATACAGCGACTCAGCCTATGTAGTAAATGCCTTCAAACAAGGATGGATTGAAGGGTGGAAGAAAAAAGGCTGGACTAGGGGGAAAAGCGGTGAGCTGAAGAACAAAGAACTCTGGATAGAGCTAGACCAGCTGTCTAAAAAGCATGATTTTACCATAGAAAAAGTAAAAGGGCACGCCAATGATAAGTACAATAACAGAGCAGATGAATTAGTAAATCAGGCTATGGACGCGTTATAG
- a CDS encoding GntR family transcriptional regulator has product MREPIYIVIAEDLKKMINSGELEPGDSICSENMLSEQYNVSRMTVRKSLTLLSSEGYIYSVPGKGNYVSVPNQDKYILYFNEMKSIEGSVDETKLLDVNVIKPTMETMYNMKAFENKRLILVRRLMYIDTKPVAYDLKYIPYYRGMPVVEKEINYATFPELVAQKKSLFAIRKELKIKAQRASKDVVDNLRINDGDPIMAIEQKLLDDEDKIVGWGTTYFLSDYFQLQAISSL; this is encoded by the coding sequence ATGCGAGAGCCAATTTATATTGTTATAGCTGAAGATTTAAAGAAGATGATTAATAGTGGAGAACTTGAGCCGGGTGATTCTATTTGTTCCGAAAATATGCTTTCTGAACAATATAATGTATCAAGAATGACTGTTCGCAAGAGTTTGACTTTACTATCTTCTGAAGGCTATATTTACTCTGTGCCTGGAAAAGGAAACTATGTAAGTGTGCCAAATCAAGATAAGTATATTCTGTATTTTAATGAAATGAAATCCATTGAGGGTAGCGTAGATGAGACAAAGTTACTAGATGTCAATGTTATTAAGCCAACAATGGAAACTATGTATAATATGAAGGCATTTGAAAATAAAAGACTTATACTAGTGCGCAGACTAATGTATATTGATACAAAACCTGTAGCGTATGATTTAAAATATATTCCCTACTATAGGGGGATGCCTGTAGTAGAAAAAGAAATTAACTATGCTACATTTCCTGAGTTAGTTGCCCAAAAAAAATCTCTTTTTGCTATACGCAAAGAGTTGAAAATAAAAGCACAAAGAGCATCTAAAGATGTAGTAGATAATTTGAGAATAAATGATGGGGATCCCATCATGGCTATTGAACAAAAACTTTTAGACGATGAGGATAAAATTGTTGGTTGGGGAACTACTTATTTCTTAAGTGATTATTTCCAATTGCAAGCGATCTCTTCACTGTAG
- a CDS encoding Holliday junction resolvase RecU, whose translation MGYWNSRGLRGSTLEEFINITNDEYIKKNLAVIQKIPTLIKPVELDQNKGIIKKAYFEQKSTVDYMGNVQGIPVCFDAKETSKQSLPISNIHRHQMLFMEKFEKQNGISFIIVYFSSKDQYFFIPFKVIKRYWDNAQNEGRKSIPYKECLEKYEIKKKGLFLVHYLEALNTYLGEMSNV comes from the coding sequence ATGGGTTATTGGAATAGTAGAGGGCTCAGGGGGAGTACTTTAGAAGAGTTTATTAATATAACCAATGATGAATACATTAAAAAAAACTTAGCAGTCATTCAAAAAATCCCGACTTTAATAAAACCTGTAGAATTAGACCAAAACAAGGGGATTATAAAGAAAGCTTATTTCGAACAGAAGAGCACAGTAGATTATATGGGCAATGTTCAGGGGATACCAGTATGCTTTGATGCAAAGGAGACATCAAAGCAAAGCTTGCCCATATCCAATATTCATCGCCATCAAATGCTGTTCATGGAGAAATTTGAAAAGCAAAATGGAATCTCTTTTATTATTGTATACTTTTCTAGTAAGGATCAGTATTTTTTCATACCTTTTAAAGTCATTAAAAGATACTGGGACAATGCACAAAATGAAGGTCGAAAATCTATTCCCTATAAAGAGTGCCTTGAAAAATATGAAATTAAAAAGAAAGGACTATTTTTAGTCCATTATTTAGAAGCATTGAATACATACCTAGGTGAAATGAGCAATGTCTAG
- a CDS encoding 5-formyltetrahydrofolate cyclo-ligase — MNKKELRKKVLEARDRISDEELNRRSKVILEKVKEIDEFKKSKTIMIYVSYGKEINTHDFISECISMGKNVITPICRYSDRTLILGKTKSFPEGFNMTKYGILELEPNKCEQVDAKDIDLIIMPGVAFTKQGDRMGYGGGYYDKLLSKASDKLVTIAPVLQEFIFDEIPIEAHDIPMDYVVTDEDVFKII, encoded by the coding sequence TTGAATAAGAAAGAATTGAGAAAAAAAGTTTTAGAGGCGAGGGATCGAATAAGTGATGAAGAGTTAAATCGCCGTAGTAAAGTGATACTTGAAAAAGTTAAGGAAATAGACGAGTTTAAAAAAAGCAAAACAATCATGATTTACGTTAGTTATGGTAAAGAAATCAATACTCATGATTTTATATCTGAGTGTATTTCAATGGGGAAAAATGTAATTACACCAATATGCAGATATAGTGATCGAACTTTAATTTTAGGAAAAACGAAGTCGTTTCCAGAAGGTTTTAATATGACTAAATATGGGATTTTAGAACTAGAACCTAATAAATGTGAACAGGTTGATGCAAAAGATATTGATTTAATCATTATGCCAGGAGTGGCTTTTACTAAACAAGGTGATCGAATGGGTTATGGAGGGGGATACTATGACAAGTTATTGTCAAAGGCATCAGATAAGTTAGTAACAATCGCTCCTGTTCTACAAGAATTTATCTTTGATGAAATACCGATAGAAGCTCACGATATTCCCATGGATTATGTGGTTACAGACGAAGATGTATTTAAAATAATTTAA
- a CDS encoding RluA family pseudouridine synthase, which translates to MKAIEIGENEAGQRLDRFLLKYMNKASKGFIEKMIRKKRIKVNKGKAQPNYSLQVGDEVQLYLAEETVEKFTQEKSIDKVSKNINILYEDDKILVLNKSSNTLTHGEGNSLVNRAITYLIHSGSYNPKDEKTFVPASCNRLDRNTSGIVIIGKTYDGLKEINQKIKDNQVSKYYLTLVKGVVTKAQTLEGYWIKEGNQVKITKTSLNDEAKKVITKIEPLHSNGKVSLLQVELVTGRTHQIRAHLKSIGHPIIGDPKYGDTKWNKEYELSNQFLHAYKIIILNYNEKESLTITAPLPKKLQEFLKRQSLDLSCP; encoded by the coding sequence ATGAAAGCAATTGAGATTGGAGAAAATGAAGCTGGTCAGCGATTAGACCGATTTTTGTTAAAGTATATGAATAAAGCCTCTAAGGGATTTATTGAAAAAATGATCCGAAAGAAGCGAATAAAAGTAAATAAAGGAAAAGCTCAGCCGAATTACTCTCTGCAAGTAGGAGACGAAGTGCAATTGTATTTAGCTGAGGAAACCGTTGAGAAGTTTACACAAGAAAAATCCATAGATAAAGTATCTAAAAACATCAATATTCTTTACGAAGACGATAAAATCTTAGTATTAAACAAAAGCTCAAATACATTAACTCACGGAGAGGGAAACTCCCTTGTTAATCGAGCTATTACGTATCTCATTCACAGTGGCTCCTACAATCCAAAGGATGAAAAGACCTTTGTCCCTGCGAGCTGCAATAGACTAGACCGCAATACTTCAGGAATTGTCATAATAGGAAAGACTTACGATGGTTTAAAAGAAATCAATCAAAAAATTAAGGACAATCAAGTATCAAAGTATTATTTAACCCTAGTCAAAGGCGTAGTGACGAAGGCTCAAACATTAGAGGGGTATTGGATAAAAGAGGGGAACCAAGTCAAGATTACAAAGACTTCTTTAAATGACGAGGCAAAAAAAGTAATAACAAAAATAGAGCCTCTACATTCAAATGGGAAGGTAAGCTTACTACAAGTTGAATTAGTAACAGGAAGAACCCACCAAATAAGGGCTCACCTTAAATCCATCGGTCATCCTATTATAGGAGACCCTAAGTACGGAGATACAAAATGGAATAAAGAGTACGAGCTAAGCAATCAATTCCTACACGCCTATAAAATTATCATTTTAAACTACAACGAAAAAGAATCGCTCACTATTACAGCCCCACTGCCGAAGAAACTACAGGAATTTCTTAAAAGACAGTCCTTAGACCTTAGTTGTCCTTAG
- a CDS encoding nucleoside kinase codes for MEQCITITVQDKQYQVNNGTPVAEFIQRLDSNNPIMGVSIDNRVQDLNFLLTKDCKLDLIDLSSPLGVKIYEKSLLFVLIKAAKIVLPQEELSIEHSLGGGIYCQFKGNKRLKKYEVDKIASIVDKIIKADLPINRVTCNKEEAIKKLPQKKDLFEYINGNHICIYELDGLYGYFNGYMLPSTGYLKQFYLRYYYPGFVLLYPKTNNQKVVKFEDQKKLFHVFSDYQKWCKFLDVQDVVSLNRKIADNDIVELIRVAEARHARDLMNISNEIASNPDRAKLIVLAGPSSAGKTTTSKRLATNLMVHGLRPVTIELDNYFLDRDKTPKNSRGEYDFDSINALDIELFNENLLQLLEYKEVEIPKYNFITGKRERGSKIKIAKDNPIIVEGIHGLNEKLTHYIPKENKYKIYLNALTHLNIDSYNRIPTTDIRLIRRLIRDYNTRGHNGESTLTMWRSVREGEEINIFPYGEEADYIFNSALLYEISVMRNYALPILKEVREDSPMYIHAERIIGFLELFLPIDNTSKILGNSIIREFIGGSVYD; via the coding sequence ATGGAACAATGTATTACGATAACAGTTCAAGATAAGCAATACCAAGTGAATAATGGAACGCCTGTAGCAGAGTTCATTCAAAGATTAGATTCAAATAATCCTATTATGGGTGTTAGCATTGATAATAGGGTACAGGATCTAAATTTTTTATTAACTAAAGATTGTAAACTAGACTTAATCGATTTAAGTTCTCCTCTTGGTGTAAAAATATATGAAAAGAGCTTGCTTTTTGTATTGATTAAAGCAGCTAAAATTGTTTTGCCACAAGAGGAATTATCTATTGAGCACTCTTTAGGGGGTGGGATTTATTGTCAATTTAAAGGCAATAAAAGGTTAAAAAAATACGAAGTAGATAAAATAGCCAGTATTGTTGACAAAATTATAAAGGCCGATCTTCCCATCAATAGAGTAACATGTAATAAAGAAGAGGCCATAAAAAAATTACCTCAAAAGAAAGATCTTTTTGAGTATATTAATGGAAACCATATTTGCATTTATGAATTAGATGGTCTTTATGGCTACTTTAATGGATATATGTTACCGAGCACTGGATATTTAAAACAGTTCTACTTAAGATATTATTATCCAGGTTTTGTACTCCTTTATCCTAAAACAAATAATCAAAAAGTAGTAAAATTTGAAGATCAAAAGAAGTTGTTTCACGTTTTTTCCGACTATCAAAAATGGTGTAAATTTTTAGATGTTCAAGACGTAGTTTCTCTAAATCGAAAAATTGCAGATAATGATATAGTAGAACTGATTCGAGTAGCAGAAGCTAGGCATGCAAGAGATTTAATGAATATCTCCAATGAAATTGCATCAAATCCGGATAGAGCTAAGTTAATTGTCTTAGCAGGACCCTCATCTGCAGGGAAAACAACTACATCTAAAAGACTTGCAACTAATCTAATGGTTCATGGTTTAAGACCAGTGACTATTGAATTAGATAATTACTTTTTAGATCGGGATAAGACTCCAAAAAACAGCAGGGGAGAATATGATTTTGACAGCATCAATGCCCTCGATATTGAGCTCTTCAACGAAAATCTACTACAATTATTAGAGTACAAGGAAGTAGAAATACCAAAGTATAATTTTATTACAGGTAAGAGGGAAAGAGGATCAAAAATTAAGATTGCCAAAGATAACCCAATTATCGTAGAAGGAATTCATGGTCTCAATGAAAAATTAACGCACTATATTCCAAAAGAAAATAAGTATAAAATCTATCTCAATGCCTTAACTCATCTAAATATTGACTCCTATAATCGAATACCTACTACAGATATTCGTCTTATTAGGAGATTGATTAGAGATTATAATACAAGAGGTCATAATGGGGAAAGCACTTTAACTATGTGGCGCTCCGTCCGAGAGGGAGAAGAAATAAATATCTTTCCATATGGGGAAGAAGCAGATTATATTTTTAATTCCGCTTTATTATATGAAATATCTGTTATGAGAAATTATGCATTGCCTATTTTAAAAGAAGTTAGGGAAGATAGTCCAATGTATATTCATGCTGAAAGAATAATCGGCTTCCTAGAACTTTTCTTACCGATAGATAATACAAGTAAAATTTTAGGAAATTCAATAATTAGGGAATTTATAGGTGGAAGCGTTTATGATTGA
- a CDS encoding DUF1638 domain-containing protein, translated as MNNLLVVCETIQDEVTKVLEKVEFTGDMVWMNASLHNEPSRLRSELQKVIDNHIGYDNVLLGYGNCGNSIVGLKATHSNIVFPVTSDCISMLLCNRKDIDDIRKNTYFLTKGWINGEKSLFVEYKYCLERYGEKRAKRIFSAMLKHYENLMLIDTNAYDIDYYGDIAQDLAKKTSLRFVVEEGSLSILEKLLSEKWDESFEIIKPGEQIIYKHFGQIAVDEMSQRF; from the coding sequence ATGAATAATCTACTAGTAGTATGTGAGACCATTCAAGACGAAGTTACAAAGGTTTTGGAAAAAGTTGAATTTACTGGTGATATGGTGTGGATGAATGCGAGCTTACATAATGAACCTAGTCGACTAAGAAGTGAACTTCAAAAAGTTATCGATAATCATATAGGTTATGACAATGTTCTGTTAGGTTACGGTAATTGTGGCAATTCAATAGTTGGCTTAAAGGCAACTCATTCCAATATTGTCTTTCCAGTAACATCTGATTGCATATCTATGTTACTGTGTAATCGCAAGGATATTGATGATATTAGAAAGAATACATATTTTTTAACTAAAGGTTGGATTAATGGAGAGAAGAGCTTATTTGTAGAGTACAAGTATTGTCTAGAAAGATATGGAGAAAAAAGAGCTAAGCGAATTTTTAGTGCAATGCTTAAGCACTATGAAAATTTAATGCTTATTGATACAAATGCTTATGACATTGATTACTATGGTGATATAGCTCAAGATCTTGCTAAAAAGACAAGTTTACGTTTTGTAGTAGAAGAAGGCAGTCTATCCATTTTGGAAAAATTACTGTCTGAGAAATGGGATGAATCTTTTGAAATTATTAAGCCTGGAGAACAAATCATATATAAACATTTTGGCCAAATTGCAGTAGATGAAATGTCTCAAAGATTTTAA
- a CDS encoding RNA polymerase sigma factor, giving the protein MDVLEQELISKSKKGDFLAFEILINKYSKQVFNILLRLLGNREDAEDVSQEVFVKVYKKLHTYKGNSQFYTWLFRIAINAGKDHLKKKKWEYPLETLGEDRFSFPQGHSVGPEATVINKEKKELILRALMELKLEQRVIIILRDIQGFSYEEISRILGISIGTVKSRISRTRKTLKEKLINKPYGLGKDE; this is encoded by the coding sequence ATGGATGTTTTGGAACAAGAGTTAATTAGTAAGTCTAAAAAAGGAGATTTCCTTGCCTTTGAAATATTAATAAATAAATACTCAAAGCAAGTTTTTAATATACTTCTACGCCTTCTAGGTAATCGGGAAGACGCAGAGGATGTGTCTCAGGAGGTTTTTGTCAAGGTATATAAAAAATTACACACTTATAAGGGAAATAGCCAGTTTTACACTTGGCTTTTCCGCATTGCTATTAATGCAGGCAAAGATCATTTGAAGAAAAAGAAATGGGAGTACCCTTTAGAAACTCTTGGTGAAGATCGATTTTCATTTCCTCAAGGCCACAGTGTAGGTCCAGAGGCAACTGTAATAAATAAGGAAAAAAAAGAACTGATTTTAAGAGCGTTAATGGAATTAAAACTAGAACAGCGAGTAATTATTATACTTAGAGATATTCAAGGTTTTTCCTATGAAGAAATCAGTCGAATTTTGGGGATTTCTATAGGCACAGTCAAATCTCGTATTAGTCGAACAAGAAAAACGCTAAAAGAAAAGTTAATAAACAAACCTTATGGTTTGGGAAAGGATGAATAA
- a CDS encoding DUF4349 domain-containing protein, translating into MDCKQFEEKIDDYIDELLSLEEIIEIERHLEQCEKCQNNYIEIKDIVGTIKSINLEKVPEDFSQNVIKQIETRKKGNKMKRFLPYVAVFIVGVLITSLLFKSPLSNFYMSEGTSFGEDSTMDSRVVLDSVSPQNGATDFENNQSAGIEMAKESSEKSSTVVKDEVFDIDKIIYQGTLSLDVEDANKAMEGIKDYVKANGGFIESSDNYNGNQTDSELYMSHSYLTIRVPAEKFNEVIDKLKQFGEETSTNISSTNVSTEYRDIQSEKESLEIQQDRLVDYLKKAEKIEDMLTIETELSRVRIELNRINTQLDNYDRMINYSTITVNLRETGTLTTTVKSPFGKLLENIGKGFIQSINLLLQLIHFVIVFIARMIPFAIILLPVAWFVRKKWKK; encoded by the coding sequence ATGGACTGCAAACAATTTGAAGAAAAAATAGATGATTATATAGACGAACTCCTTTCCTTAGAAGAAATCATTGAAATTGAAAGACACTTAGAACAATGTGAAAAGTGTCAAAATAATTACATAGAAATAAAGGACATTGTGGGTACTATAAAATCAATAAATCTAGAAAAAGTACCTGAAGATTTTTCCCAGAATGTTATAAAGCAAATAGAAACCAGAAAGAAGGGAAATAAAATGAAGAGATTTTTACCTTACGTAGCTGTTTTTATCGTAGGTGTTTTGATTACAAGTCTATTATTTAAGTCTCCCCTTAGTAATTTTTATATGTCTGAAGGCACATCTTTCGGTGAAGATTCTACTATGGACTCTCGTGTCGTTTTAGATTCCGTTTCTCCTCAAAATGGTGCTACAGATTTTGAAAATAATCAGTCGGCAGGGATTGAGATGGCAAAAGAATCTAGTGAAAAGTCATCTACAGTAGTTAAAGATGAGGTTTTTGATATCGATAAAATTATATATCAAGGTACTCTTAGCCTGGACGTGGAGGATGCCAATAAGGCTATGGAAGGAATTAAAGATTATGTAAAGGCAAATGGTGGTTTTATTGAGAGTTCCGATAATTATAATGGCAACCAGACCGATTCTGAACTTTATATGAGCCATTCATATTTGACCATTCGTGTTCCTGCTGAAAAATTTAATGAAGTAATAGACAAACTAAAACAATTTGGAGAAGAGACTAGTACAAATATTAGCAGTACAAATGTTTCTACTGAGTACAGAGATATTCAAAGCGAAAAAGAATCTTTAGAAATTCAACAAGATAGGCTAGTAGACTATTTGAAAAAAGCAGAAAAAATAGAAGATATGCTGACTATTGAGACAGAGCTCAGTAGAGTTCGAATAGAGCTCAATAGAATCAATACACAATTAGACAATTACGACCGAATGATAAATTATTCGACTATAACGGTAAATCTTAGAGAAACAGGAACCTTGACCACTACCGTAAAATCCCCCTTTGGGAAATTATTAGAGAATATCGGTAAAGGATTTATCCAATCTATTAATCTGCTCTTACAGCTAATTCATTTTGTAATTGTATTCATAGCAAGGATGATCCCCTTTGCCATCATACTCCTTCCGGTAGCTTGGTTTGTGAGGAAGAAGTGGAAGAAATAA
- the polA gene encoding DNA polymerase I, producing the protein MVIIDGNSLMYRTFYGIRPMTSKRGVPTNAVYGFANILLNILEKHQPHYVGVAFDEKKPTIRHEKFDDYKAGRLKMPEDLVTQLPLIHEMLDKLNIRRISLEGFEADDLIGTIAKTYSAEGIEVKILTGDRDAFQLVDNNINVLFTKKGISDVDIINEEAIEKLYGEGITPKALIEVKALMGDKSDNIPGVAGVGEKTAIKLVQQYKNLETIYENIHEQKGKLKERLENDKENAFLSRQLGTIITNVPVDFELNEFSTNEYKTKEATNFFMELDIMSISKRLGNIDEAKEENTIESSKDVIDALDQSTMDSILEKAKSAGQIFMTWYISSHMYNERVLHGLAIGIKKEIFFLQDNIDKNDFILFFKELMENEEIKKIGHNFKDLMVYCMQKNISLINADFDTYIAAYLLEPSDSRYNIDDLAQKYLDVNMKSREEVVGKKKNQISFLDMDEDKKGLLIDNLEALYLLQPIFQEKMEELNMEHLYKDIEMPLVEVLSSFEYQGFKIDVDGLNELDIQFDKELERLTKGIYGLSGREFNINSPKQLGEILFEELKLPVIKKTKTGYSTNAEVLEKLKGDHPIIEKILEYRTIAKLSSTYIKGFKGIIDKEHHKLYSSFHQTITTTGRISSSEPNLQNIPVKIEIGRQIRKIFIPSSKDNVLVDADYSQIELRILAHISGDETLIDSFKKGEDIHRRTASEIFNVPLEEVTSLQRSHAKAINFGLIYGKQAFGLSQDIHVTRKEAQEYIDMYFGRYPKVEKYMKDIVVEAKEKGYVTSIFGRRRYIPEINSRNKVIANAGERLALNTPIQGSAADVIKIAMVRVYNEFNKRGLRSKLILQVHDELIVDTKRDEIDVVKEIIKSEMENAAELAVPLTVDINIGENWYESK; encoded by the coding sequence ATGGTTATTATTGACGGCAATAGTCTTATGTATAGAACTTTTTATGGAATACGCCCTATGACTAGCAAAAGAGGGGTGCCTACAAATGCTGTATATGGATTTGCAAATATTCTTTTGAATATATTAGAAAAGCATCAGCCACATTATGTAGGGGTAGCTTTTGACGAGAAGAAGCCTACTATTAGACACGAAAAATTTGATGATTATAAAGCAGGTCGCTTAAAAATGCCTGAAGACTTGGTAACTCAGCTGCCGCTTATTCATGAAATGCTGGACAAGTTAAACATTAGGAGAATATCTTTAGAAGGTTTTGAAGCAGATGATTTAATAGGGACCATAGCAAAAACCTATTCTGCAGAGGGAATTGAGGTAAAAATTCTCACCGGAGACCGAGATGCCTTTCAATTAGTAGATAACAATATCAATGTACTGTTTACAAAAAAAGGCATTAGCGATGTAGATATCATAAATGAAGAGGCAATTGAAAAACTCTATGGTGAAGGTATTACGCCAAAAGCCCTTATTGAGGTCAAAGCTTTAATGGGTGATAAATCAGATAATATTCCTGGAGTAGCTGGTGTAGGGGAAAAGACTGCTATTAAGCTTGTACAACAATATAAAAACTTAGAAACAATCTATGAGAATATCCATGAGCAAAAGGGTAAGTTAAAGGAAAGATTAGAAAATGATAAAGAAAATGCTTTCTTAAGCAGACAATTAGGTACCATTATTACTAATGTGCCAGTAGATTTTGAATTAAATGAATTTTCAACGAATGAATACAAAACAAAGGAAGCTACAAACTTCTTTATGGAATTAGATATTATGTCTATTTCAAAGAGATTAGGAAATATAGATGAAGCCAAAGAAGAAAACACAATTGAGTCCTCTAAGGATGTTATTGACGCACTAGATCAATCTACTATGGATTCTATTTTAGAAAAGGCTAAGTCAGCAGGTCAAATCTTTATGACTTGGTATATCTCTAGTCATATGTACAATGAAAGAGTATTACATGGACTGGCCATTGGCATAAAAAAAGAAATCTTCTTTCTTCAGGACAATATAGATAAAAATGACTTTATCTTATTTTTTAAAGAGCTTATGGAAAATGAAGAGATTAAAAAGATTGGTCATAATTTTAAAGACCTTATGGTTTACTGTATGCAAAAAAACATCTCTTTAATAAATGCAGACTTTGATACCTATATTGCGGCATATTTATTAGAGCCATCTGATAGCAGATATAATATAGATGACTTAGCTCAAAAATACCTAGATGTAAATATGAAGAGCAGAGAAGAAGTAGTAGGTAAGAAAAAAAATCAAATCTCTTTTTTAGATATGGATGAAGATAAAAAAGGACTTTTAATTGACAATCTAGAGGCTCTTTATCTTTTACAACCTATCTTTCAAGAAAAAATGGAAGAACTTAATATGGAGCATTTATATAAAGATATTGAAATGCCTTTAGTCGAAGTGCTGTCTTCTTTTGAGTATCAAGGGTTTAAAATTGACGTAGATGGGTTAAATGAATTAGATATTCAATTTGATAAAGAATTAGAGCGCTTGACAAAGGGTATTTACGGTTTGTCAGGTCGGGAGTTTAATATCAATTCACCAAAACAATTAGGAGAAATTCTCTTTGAAGAGTTAAAATTGCCTGTTATTAAAAAGACCAAGACAGGTTACTCTACGAATGCGGAAGTCTTAGAAAAATTAAAGGGAGATCATCCTATTATTGAAAAGATATTAGAATATCGCACTATAGCCAAATTAAGTTCTACCTATATTAAAGGATTTAAGGGAATCATCGATAAAGAACATCATAAATTGTATTCTTCTTTCCATCAGACTATAACCACTACGGGAAGAATAAGCAGTTCTGAGCCTAATCTGCAAAATATTCCAGTGAAGATTGAAATCGGCAGACAAATAAGAAAAATATTCATACCTTCATCAAAAGACAATGTCCTTGTAGATGCAGATTATTCCCAAATTGAGCTTAGAATTTTAGCTCATATTTCTGGAGATGAAACGTTAATTGATTCCTTTAAGAAGGGCGAAGATATTCACAGAAGAACGGCATCAGAAATCTTTAATGTCCCTCTAGAAGAAGTGACTAGTCTTCAAAGAAGTCACGCCAAAGCTATTAACTTTGGACTTATCTATGGAAAACAAGCTTTTGGATTATCACAAGACATTCATGTTACAAGAAAAGAAGCTCAAGAGTATATTGATATGTACTTTGGACGATATCCAAAAGTGGAAAAATACATGAAAGATATTGTGGTAGAGGCAAAGGAAAAAGGGTATGTGACCTCAATATTTGGCAGGAGAAGGTATATTCCAGAAATTAATTCAAGAAATAAAGTTATTGCCAATGCAGGAGAGCGATTAGCTTTAAATACACCTATTCAAGGTAGCGCTGCAGATGTAATAAAAATTGCCATGGTTCGAGTATACAATGAATTTAACAAAAGAGGTTTAAGATCTAAGCTGATTTTACAGGTTCACGATGAGCTTATTGTGGATACAAAAAGGGATGAAATTGATGTGGTAAAAGAAATTATAAAGTCAGAGATGGAAAACGCTGCTGAGCTAGCAGTACCGCTAACGGTAGATATTAATATTGGAGAGAATTGGTACGAATCTAAGTGA
- a CDS encoding phage holin family protein — protein sequence MKIGRLIIQIIVSAIAIAIAAFFTPGMSIQGGIWTLIVAAIVIGVLDWLISRFTSISASPFGRGFIGFIVAAIVLYVTGLIVDGFNVSFIGAIIGALVLGIVDAIIPGDQVLDNK from the coding sequence ATGAAGATTGGAAGATTAATAATTCAAATTATTGTATCTGCTATTGCCATAGCTATTGCAGCATTTTTTACTCCAGGAATGTCTATTCAAGGTGGAATATGGACCTTGATTGTAGCAGCTATCGTTATAGGTGTACTAGATTGGCTTATTTCTAGATTTACATCTATCAGTGCATCCCCATTCGGTAGAGGATTTATTGGGTTTATCGTTGCTGCAATTGTATTATATGTAACTGGATTGATTGTAGATGGATTTAATGTATCATTTATAGGTGCCATAATAGGTGCATTAGTATTAGGAATCGTAGATGCAATAATACCCGGAGATCAAGTATTGGATAATAAGTAG